Part of the Musa acuminata AAA Group cultivar baxijiao chromosome BXJ2-7, Cavendish_Baxijiao_AAA, whole genome shotgun sequence genome is shown below.
TGGATTTAGCAGCACCTTTTATTCTTAGAATATCGGAGTACGTACTCTTCTTGGATAGCTTCAACTCCTCTTTTTTCCTTTGTTAGCTAGTCATGCAACATTAATTCTACTTGAAATCTACAGAAAATTGATCGGACATGGTCAATGATTCTGCATATCTTCTCTATCTATTTTAATCGGCTAAGATAGATCTCAAATCGGGTATCGGATCTGAGACCTATCAATACGTCAACGAATTCGGATGTCGAATGTCCCGCCGATTCACTTAGTCAACTTCGCTATCTATATTAATGTGGTCAATGCCCAGATAAAGGCCCACGAACACGAGTTCGAGCCCGAACGGCCCACCTATTAAGCCCATTTGCATGTTTCGGTGACATGAGTTATATCGATGTTGCCACGCCCGTGATCTTGGCACAGGATTTGCATGTGTTGGTAACTTGACAGGAGTCCAACCACGAAGCTTCCTCGTCGGCAGAGCACAAGGAATCTCGGGAAGACAAACTTACTGCTCACCTCTCAGGGAACTCGATCCTCGTCACGTGATGGTCATTGGATCTGCAGACAGAGCCAGCCTTTGAGGTATGGATGATCAGCTTTAACTAGTACAGCTATGGCCTGAGCTGTGATACCTCCCACCTCACCATCTCACACGGAAGAGCTCCTTCCTGGTACCTGCTTCCTGCTTCGTCGTCGTCTATAAATTCTCAGAGCAGCCACCACTCTTCgcatcgatcgatcgatctcgATCTCCTCTTCCATGGCTCCCTCCACGCCCGTCGTCGCCGGCCTTCTACTCTTCCTGCTCGGGTTCTGCCTCGTCGATTCGCGCTCCGTCTACGACCATCATCACCATTCGGTTGTGGCCAACGGAAGATGGCTTCTCCAGGCGGCGCCGGCCGTCACCATCGGTGACCTCTTCGGGCTTCGCTCATGGCTTCCACTAAATGGCGAGCGATCGTCAAACTGATGACACACGTGGGTTTTGGTGGTGCAGACTGCGGGGCGAAGTGCTCGGTGCGCTGCAGCAAGTCGTGGAAGCGGAAGATGTGCAACAAGTTGTGCGGGGTTTGCTGCAGCAAGTGCAACTGCGTGCCGCCGGGCACGTCGGCGGAGACACGCGCCATGTGCCCCTGCTACGCCACCATGACCAACCCTCGCGGCAAGCTCAAGTGCCCGTAGAATGCATCCGTGGGTGGCGCCATTCGTCTTTGTGCGGTTGCTGGTTGCGCCTCTCCACTGTGGTTCGTCTCCCTTCTTCCTTTGTGATCTCTCTGCTGTGACTCGATGCAGATGATGGTGTGATCTTAGAGGCATCAGATGGTGGTAGCTGCCTGAGAGCAGATGGAGGGGGTTCCATGGAGTGTGTCTGTAGTATGCAACAGAGCAAAGTTGGAATAAACCATTTGGAGCTAGTGGGTCCCATGCTGCATCTCACATGAAGATTTCCAAGGAATCTTACAATAAActttttataatataaattatatgatattttaaattttattatatgaGATTATCAATCttttaatcataatatttttaaaaaatatataataaaaataagattCAAAGTCTTTATCAGCTAAACTAGTCAAGTAATTGATAACCAATATCTTAAAtgtaaaatattaagaaaaatatttaattaaaattaggaagagaaAAGCTATTGTGTtataaaatggaaaaaaaaaataatgctaTTATTTTGTGGGTCAGAAATATACTACTgaatgaatttgaaaatatgtgttggtcaaatattttttatattattattatacctaaaaatttttatttatgattttaatatggatataagaaaaaaaaacacatagAACAAGATGAAGTCCAAAGTAGAAAAAACTCCATATAAGATCACATGATTTCGCCATAGAATGTCACAATGTTTGTATGGGCACCATAATAGCTAAACAACTTTAGAGGAGGAAAAGAAGGTAGAAGATCATAAATAATGCAATATTTCCAATTCAACAGTAAATTGGTAAAGAATGGCAATTTTTGTGCATCTTATCTATGCCATCTTACTATAATTAAGTGGTATGAATAATTATTTTCGGATAATTCATCGAGAAAAATCTCACATTCACTTTTACCATATGACATTTATATCTAGAAGTGCTCATTTTATTTAGATAAAAATACCCTTAAATCTTTTACtaaaatgatttgatcatgaACATCAGCACTTGTAAGAAGTTCTCTctcttgataattaattattgtaatttttgtttaaataatattaataatcttagaaccatgtcctaatgaTTCTAAGACACTTATTCtattttttctaaattttatgaaaattaattattattattattattattattgaatagcATATGTGATCAAGTTATTTTAGTAAAAGATTGACATCATTATTAtctaaatataaaaaacaaatatgaAGGCATCATCCAATAAAAAGTCAAATAATGAAATTTTTTCTAATAAAATACTCGTTTTTTTAACTCGCAATATTAGAATTTCTACACAAACGTCAACATGGATTTTGATAACTGATCCAAATGGATCAATCAGCACAAATCGAGGATTATATGTGGAAAAAACTTGCAAGCAGTAGTGGGTGAGAAATCTTAAAAACCGAACCGGGATCTAATTGAACCTAAATCAAACCGGCCGATGAAGCGGTTTATTTGGTCTCTCGATTTCATTACGGGCCATTTGCCACATCATCATCCCATCGTGAGCTTCTTcgtgggttgggttgggttggagCATTTAATATTAGCCGAAGATCCAATTCCCAATGTTTGGTAGCATCCGATAAGTTAGAAATCGAATCGGGTTAAATTATTCATACCTAACACAGCATCGCTCCTCCTAAATTTATAGTGGCAGAGAGCCACCTATCGATGGCCTCCGCCACTAAGTTCACTGTCTTGCACGCATGATCTGCATGTGGCTTAGCTTCTCTTCCTCCAATAAGTGTGTATTTTACGTACCTCGTTGAACACGAGATGTCAGTGGCCAGTATCGGTTTAATTATGGCTTAAACTTGGCTCAAATTGACCCACCGATGGGTTCTCTCTGACATCGTCCCCATCTGGGATTTCATTTGATTACACCACGCTGCACGTTTTAGATCTCCATTAATAAACGAGCGGATGCATGCAAAGTGTGTTCGATGAATAATTGCAAGAAGACTGATGAGGTACAAAGTTGGTGCGAAGCATCCGTCCGAGTATCATAAACCAACGGTCTCTTAATTTACGTGCTTGTCAGCGTCTGAAACACGCAACGTTGGATGCTGCAACACGTGATTGGTTTCCCGAGTCACGCCCACACGATCACGTGAATCACGTCAACTAGCTCGAGGTATGAATGCGAAGCCATCCCGCACCTTCTTCCCTTCCCTCGGCGTTTATATATGGAGCATAGCTCACTGGGAAGAGGGAGTGCAGTGCGTGAAGCGATGGCAACGCAGACTTCAGTGGTGCTTTGGGTCCTCGGCGCCGTGCTCGCCCGGCTCGTCGTGCCGAGCGCGAGCGCGAGCACGGAAAGAAACGTACTCTACTCTAGCGAGAGTCTGATGCACGGCCAGCACCTTCGGTACAAGCAATACTCGTTGGTCATGCAAGAGGACTGCAACCTCGTGGCGTACGACAATGGCAACCCCACCTGGGCCAGCGGCACCTGGCACAAGGGCATAAACTGCTACCTCCAGCTGCAGTCCGACGGCGAGCTCATCATCTTCGGCTACAACAGGTATACGCGCGTCGGACCGTCCGAACTCTGGAGGAGCAACGCCAAGTCGTCCCCCGGGAGCTACGCCCTCGTCCTCCGGTACGACGGCAGCCTCCACGTGTACGGACCGGCACGGTGGTCGGTGCCGAGGTTAACCGGTGGAGCGGGCGCTCCGCGATCCACTTGGTCGTCCACGACCGACGCCGTGCTCTACACCAACGACGTGGCTCCGATCGGAGTCACCATCGTCAACGGCGTCTACGAGCTGGCGCTGCAGGACAACTGCAACCTGGCACTGCGCAACACCGAGGAGGACGGAGTGCTGTGGCAGACGGGGACAAGCAACTGGCTGCGTGACTGTTTCGTGACGTTGGAGCCCAACGGGGAGCTCAAGATCAAGTACATGGGCGGGGAGACTCTGTGGACCAACGGGGTGGCGTCCGACTCCGGGGAATACGTCCTCGCGCTCAGCCCCCGCGGTCAGCTCGTCGTCTACGGCCCATCGTTGTGGAACACGCCGAAAGCAGGAGTCCTCGCCGCCGGCGTCGAGACGTGGGGCTCGGCTGGGAACACGACAACTACCGCTCTGACAGACGAGTGAAGCCTCTCATCCATGTCGCTATTACAGTAATGTAAAACACGTGTCCACCTCTCAGTCTTATCCTGTAGTGGTGACGGGAAATTTCATTTCCTCATAATAAATGCTTATAGCGACGGAAGACCAGCAATCtaccaaataaaataataatgatgCGATAAAAATAGAACTTATATGCGAATAAAtacaaatcataatcaaataaaatattaaaatttacatgAAGAAAATCCCTTTAATATGAAAGATAAAAATTACAGAATAAATCAGAGAAaattcactataaaaataatgaatgtacaaatcataATCTTTTTAAAGATAAATGAAAGTTGTTTCAATCTAAAAAGTTGTTTCTATTTGAACAATATAGAAAACGACAATTTCTCGGATCAAATATTTGCAACCAAGGGCTAAAAGTAGGCTACGAGTAGGGAAGAGCTAAAAAGTTGTTTCAATCTAAAAAGTTGTTTCTATTTGAACAATATAGAAAACGACATTAGGAAAGAGCTAAAAGTAGGCTACAAGTTCTGCAACAAAGGGCAAAACAGGAGCCGGGTGTGACACTTCAATGTGAAATCACAAGATAGAAAGAAATGATCATCAATGTTGTCACACAGTCAAAACCCAAAGCACAGGAATGtgttatcaaaaggtcagaaaagcCGAATtgtaaagaaaataaacaaatagaagagagagagagagagagagagaagatgaggagcaaaaagGGAAAATGAAGAGCTAATAGTTGCTGCAAGTTGAAGTTCCGTCGACCAACTTGGAATTCAGTGATAGTTTGAGAATCAAATATAGAATTAACCATCACTCATTAAAAACTGCAACTCATGCCAAAACTAGAGAATGCTACATCACTTACAATGGGTCCTAGAAGCAAAATAAGAGAAACCaactcttttttttgttttttgctttAATGGATGGGTAGATGGAGCAACACCTGCATCGGCAGAGGAAAAGtgaaagagaaaataaaagaaatcaagTGAAAATTATGGGAAGTTGACACAATATATTTTGGatgatgttattttggatgatgtaGGAAAGTGACTTCATTCtcctactattctgtctttggctgCCAATATATTTCTTATGCCTCCAGAGTTTTATTGTGCTGTTGTTGACATTTTTTGATTGATTGTAACATCATATCTGAAAACCATGAACTTTCAAGAGATCCCACAAGAATGTATCCACCCATTGCCCAAGTAAAGAATAAGATTATCTGTTTGTCTGTCGCATGCTCCTTTGGGCACACAAAATCTCAGTAAAACAAACATGTTTTGAAATACCCACTTTCAATTTTCTGATTCTTAtcaatcacccacaaaccaaaacCATTCCTACTTGTCTGCTTCTAGCAAGGTTGTGACTTGTTTACATTTTCCTGAGCAAATGTAAATAA
Proteins encoded:
- the LOC135618025 gene encoding cypmaclein-like, translating into MAPSTPVVAGLLLFLLGFCLVDSRSVYDHHHHSVVANGRWLLQAAPAVTIDCGAKCSVRCSKSWKRKMCNKLCGVCCSKCNCVPPGTSAETRAMCPCYATMTNPRGKLKCP
- the LOC103991101 gene encoding mannose-specific lectin 3, which gives rise to MATQTSVVLWVLGAVLARLVVPSASASTERNVLYSSESLMHGQHLRYKQYSLVMQEDCNLVAYDNGNPTWASGTWHKGINCYLQLQSDGELIIFGYNRYTRVGPSELWRSNAKSSPGSYALVLRYDGSLHVYGPARWSVPRLTGGAGAPRSTWSSTTDAVLYTNDVAPIGVTIVNGVYELALQDNCNLALRNTEEDGVLWQTGTSNWLRDCFVTLEPNGELKIKYMGGETLWTNGVASDSGEYVLALSPRGQLVVYGPSLWNTPKAGVLAAGVETWGSAGNTTTTALTDE